A window of Bradyrhizobium sp. AZCC 1610 contains these coding sequences:
- a CDS encoding DUF3592 domain-containing protein, translated as MPDLPWFVYAMLLAPLGLILAAATYKSLQVRAAREWPSTAGKVVVSKAEVRKVKVIDGDREEGHRFEERNFADIVYEYSVAGRKLRNNRVSIGEDLGNFQVAETIAKYPVGAVVTAFYNPLHPDQAVLERDLPKGMWGCLGIGTAIVLAIVFGSAVGLHQITEFVSTRLPHPENSAAAVAFGAFGTAVALFALVLHRHASLAMKWPVVTGAIKLSDIEQYRAAPKDGRSRGQTMYQRRVSYIYKYNNLTYTNTHATLASSVASTSSWLVRKSTTDYKNGASVKVRVNPDNPSQATLEPRTGFVWLLWLAAAAIWGVAYYAAVHG; from the coding sequence ATGCCCGATCTGCCGTGGTTCGTCTATGCGATGCTGCTCGCCCCGCTCGGGCTGATCCTCGCCGCCGCCACCTACAAGTCGCTGCAGGTGCGCGCCGCGCGCGAATGGCCGTCGACCGCCGGCAAGGTGGTGGTCTCGAAAGCCGAGGTGCGCAAGGTCAAGGTGATCGATGGCGACCGGGAGGAGGGGCATCGCTTCGAGGAGCGCAACTTCGCCGACATCGTCTACGAATATTCGGTTGCGGGCAGGAAACTGCGCAACAACCGCGTCAGCATCGGCGAGGACCTTGGAAATTTCCAGGTCGCCGAAACCATCGCCAAATATCCGGTCGGCGCTGTCGTTACCGCTTTTTACAATCCGCTGCATCCGGACCAGGCGGTGCTGGAGCGCGACCTGCCGAAGGGTATGTGGGGTTGTCTCGGCATCGGCACCGCGATCGTGCTGGCGATCGTGTTCGGCTCGGCGGTCGGCCTGCATCAGATCACCGAGTTCGTCTCGACGCGGCTCCCACACCCGGAAAATTCTGCAGCGGCCGTTGCCTTCGGCGCTTTCGGCACCGCCGTGGCGCTGTTTGCGCTGGTCCTGCATCGGCATGCATCGCTGGCGATGAAATGGCCTGTCGTGACGGGCGCGATCAAGCTTTCCGACATCGAGCAGTACCGCGCTGCGCCTAAGGATGGACGGTCGCGCGGCCAGACCATGTATCAGCGCAGGGTGTCTTACATCTACAAGTACAACAATCTCACCTACACCAATACGCATGCGACGCTTGCGAGCAGCGTCGCGTCCACCTCGAGTTGGCTAGTTCGCAAATCCACCACTGATTACAAGAACGGTGCCAGCGTGAAGGTCCGGGTCAACCCTGATAATCCATCGCAGGCCACGCTCGAGCCGCGCACGGGCTTCGTCTGGCTGCTATGGCTCGCCGCCGCAGCGATCTGGGGCGTGGCGTATTACGCCGCCGTCCACGGCTAG
- a CDS encoding SRPBCC family protein: MNIENFKPAIVYTIYIASTPETVWEALTSAESSRQYFSGHAVEVDQRIGGAFIMRTPDGALHISGEVIECEPPRKLTVTFNVNWPALVEKLGTTLVTYEIEQAGDVVKLTMLQSHDRDISDDILSGGRVGWPAILSSLKSLLETGQALAIKMQPPERMLAALKELGIGTP, from the coding sequence ATGAACATTGAGAATTTCAAGCCCGCCATTGTCTATACCATCTACATCGCTTCCACGCCCGAGACGGTGTGGGAGGCGCTGACCAGCGCCGAGTCCAGCCGACAATATTTTTCCGGCCATGCGGTCGAAGTCGATCAGAGGATCGGCGGCGCCTTCATCATGCGCACGCCGGACGGCGCCTTGCATATTTCGGGTGAGGTCATCGAGTGCGAACCACCAAGGAAGCTCACCGTTACCTTCAACGTCAATTGGCCGGCGCTGGTGGAAAAGCTCGGGACGACACTCGTCACTTACGAGATCGAGCAGGCCGGCGACGTCGTCAAGCTGACGATGCTGCAATCGCACGACCGCGACATCAGCGACGACATCCTGTCCGGTGGCCGCGTCGGCTGGCCGGCGATCCTGTCGAGCCTGAAGAGCCTGCTGGAAACCGGCCAAGCGCTGGCGATCAAGATGCAGCCGCCGGAACGGATGCTGGCCGCGCTGAAGGAGCTGGGCATCGGGACGCCGTAG
- a CDS encoding FAD-dependent oxidoreductase, with translation MADQQTPPAGPDLSKGIPLSKFAGETLLGHVGNDEVVLVRSGSEIFAIGAHCSHYHGPLAEGLVTGEGIRCPWHHACFDLRTGEATRAPALNPIAVWKVEQEDDRIFVREKREQPRPQAKPATDVLGQIVIVGGGAAGFAAAEMLRRQDYRGSIVMLSNEAAAPVDRPNLSKDYLAGSAPEDWLPLRPDDFYAEAKIDLRLNTEVTSIDINARHVVTAGGETIPYDRLLLATGAEPVRLPIPGVDQPHVHVLRSLADSRAIIALADGAQRAAVIGASFIGLEAAASLRARNVEVHVVGLEQRPMERVLGPELGDFVRALHEEHGVIFHLGDTVTAIDGKRAMLKSGGAIEADIVVVGVGVRPRLGLAEKAGLAIDRGVAVDAYLETSVPGIYAAGDIARWPDPHSRGNIRVEHWVVAERQGQTAARNMLGQREPFDAVPFFWSQHYDVPINYAGHAEKWDEITVDGNIAGRDCLLQYKRNGRVLAVASIYRDVASLKAEVAMEKAMLL, from the coding sequence ATGGCCGATCAGCAAACGCCTCCCGCCGGTCCCGATCTTTCAAAGGGCATCCCCTTGTCCAAATTCGCCGGCGAGACCTTGCTCGGCCATGTCGGCAACGATGAAGTGGTGCTGGTGCGTTCGGGATCGGAGATCTTTGCGATCGGCGCCCATTGCAGCCATTATCACGGGCCGCTGGCCGAGGGCCTCGTGACCGGCGAGGGCATCCGCTGTCCCTGGCATCACGCCTGTTTCGATTTGCGCACCGGCGAAGCCACCCGGGCGCCTGCGCTCAATCCAATCGCAGTCTGGAAGGTCGAGCAGGAAGACGATCGCATCTTCGTTCGGGAAAAGCGTGAGCAGCCCAGGCCGCAGGCGAAGCCTGCCACCGATGTGCTCGGCCAAATCGTGATCGTCGGCGGTGGCGCGGCGGGCTTTGCCGCAGCCGAAATGCTGCGGCGGCAGGATTATCGCGGCAGCATCGTGATGCTGAGCAACGAGGCGGCGGCGCCGGTAGACCGGCCGAACCTGTCAAAAGACTATCTCGCCGGCAGTGCGCCGGAGGATTGGCTGCCGTTGCGGCCGGATGATTTCTACGCCGAGGCGAAGATCGACCTGCGGCTCAACACCGAGGTCACGTCAATCGACATCAACGCACGCCATGTCGTCACGGCCGGCGGTGAGACCATCCCCTACGACCGCTTGCTGCTGGCGACCGGCGCCGAGCCGGTGCGCCTGCCGATACCGGGCGTGGATCAGCCTCATGTTCACGTGCTGCGCTCGCTGGCGGATTCCCGCGCCATCATTGCGTTGGCCGATGGCGCCCAGCGCGCGGCTGTGATCGGCGCGAGCTTTATCGGGCTCGAAGCCGCGGCGTCGTTGCGCGCCAGAAACGTCGAGGTCCACGTCGTCGGGCTGGAGCAGCGGCCGATGGAGCGCGTGTTGGGGCCGGAGTTGGGCGACTTCGTCCGCGCCCTGCACGAAGAGCATGGCGTCATCTTTCATCTTGGTGACACCGTCACCGCGATCGACGGCAAACGCGCGATGCTGAAGAGCGGTGGCGCGATCGAGGCCGATATCGTGGTGGTAGGCGTCGGCGTGCGTCCCCGTCTTGGATTGGCCGAAAAGGCGGGGCTGGCGATCGATCGCGGCGTCGCCGTCGATGCCTATCTCGAAACCAGCGTCCCCGGCATCTATGCCGCGGGTGATATCGCGCGCTGGCCCGATCCGCATTCCCGTGGGAACATCCGCGTCGAACATTGGGTGGTGGCAGAGCGTCAGGGCCAGACTGCGGCGCGAAACATGCTCGGTCAGCGCGAGCCGTTCGATGCCGTGCCGTTCTTCTGGAGCCAGCACTACGATGTGCCGATCAATTATGCCGGACACGCCGAGAAATGGGATGAAATAACCGTGGACGGCAACATCGCCGGCAGGGATTGCCTGCTCCAGTACAAGCGCAACGGCCGCGTCCTCGCAGTCGCCTCGATCTATCGCGACGTTGCAAGCCTCAAGGCAGAGGTTGCGATGGAAAAGGCGATGTTACTTTAA
- a CDS encoding acyl-CoA synthetase has product MLTEASTYDELYRNFRWDIPARFNMATACCDRHADGSGRLALVYVDEDGATTRTSFDEVAEASRRFANVLKADGLVRGDRVAVFLSQSLELPIAHLAAFRSGMISIPLFALFGEDALEFRLSNSEAEAIVTDEAGWAKLAKIRNRLPALRNIYVIGGKPAAGTKPFWASLKAASPDFTTVDTSADDPALIIYTSGTTGNPKGALHAHRVVLGHLPNVEMCHNFLPRPGDLMWTPADWAWIGGLINALLAFWYHGIPLVGHRARKFEPQAAMAMMAELSIRNVFLPPTALKLMRQAGVKNPGVKLRSIFTGGESLGGELLGWVRETFGIDAHEVFGQTECNLVIGSNSNLFPIRAGSMGKATPGFDVRIVNDKGEELPKGERGIIGVRQPCPCTMIEYWKNPEATAKKYAGEFLLTGDLGVQDENGYFWYVSREDDVITTAGYRVGPSEIEHTLMKHPAVAMSAVVGIPDPIRTESIKAWIVLRPGFAASDELAREIQEFVKVQLAAHEYPRFVQFADTLPMTATGKVLRRELRALG; this is encoded by the coding sequence ATGCTCACCGAAGCCTCGACCTACGACGAGCTCTACCGCAATTTCCGTTGGGACATTCCCGCGCGCTTCAACATGGCGACCGCGTGCTGCGACCGTCACGCCGACGGCTCCGGCCGTCTCGCGCTTGTTTATGTCGATGAGGACGGCGCGACCACGCGCACCTCGTTCGACGAGGTCGCGGAAGCCTCGCGCCGTTTTGCCAACGTCCTGAAAGCCGATGGCCTGGTGCGCGGCGACCGCGTCGCGGTGTTTCTTTCGCAGTCCCTTGAATTGCCGATCGCCCATCTCGCGGCGTTTCGCTCCGGCATGATCTCGATCCCGCTGTTCGCGCTGTTCGGCGAGGACGCGCTGGAATTCCGCCTGTCGAATTCCGAGGCCGAGGCGATCGTGACGGATGAAGCAGGCTGGGCGAAGCTTGCGAAGATCCGCAACCGTCTCCCAGCGCTTAGGAATATCTACGTTATCGGCGGCAAGCCGGCTGCAGGCACAAAGCCGTTCTGGGCGTCGTTGAAAGCCGCATCGCCGGATTTTACGACTGTCGACACCTCGGCCGACGATCCCGCATTGATCATCTACACCTCGGGCACCACAGGTAATCCAAAGGGCGCGTTGCACGCCCATCGCGTCGTGCTCGGCCATCTGCCGAATGTCGAGATGTGCCACAATTTTCTGCCCCGCCCCGGCGATCTCATGTGGACGCCGGCCGACTGGGCCTGGATCGGCGGGCTGATCAACGCCCTGCTGGCATTCTGGTATCACGGCATTCCGCTGGTCGGCCACCGCGCGCGCAAATTCGAGCCGCAGGCGGCGATGGCGATGATGGCCGAGCTTTCGATACGCAACGTATTCCTGCCGCCGACCGCGCTGAAACTGATGCGGCAGGCCGGCGTCAAAAATCCCGGCGTCAAACTGCGCAGCATCTTCACCGGCGGTGAATCGCTCGGCGGCGAATTGCTCGGCTGGGTGCGCGAAACTTTTGGCATCGATGCGCATGAAGTGTTCGGCCAGACCGAGTGCAATCTCGTGATCGGCAGCAACTCCAACCTGTTTCCGATTCGCGCCGGCTCGATGGGCAAGGCGACGCCGGGCTTCGATGTGCGCATCGTCAACGACAAGGGCGAGGAATTGCCGAAGGGTGAGCGCGGCATCATCGGCGTGCGGCAGCCCTGTCCGTGCACCATGATCGAATACTGGAAGAACCCTGAAGCAACCGCCAAAAAATACGCCGGCGAATTTTTGCTGACCGGCGATCTCGGCGTGCAGGATGAGAACGGCTATTTCTGGTACGTCAGCCGCGAGGACGACGTCATCACCACCGCCGGCTACCGCGTCGGTCCCTCCGAGATCGAGCACACGCTGATGAAGCATCCGGCGGTGGCAATGTCGGCGGTGGTCGGCATTCCCGATCCGATCCGCACCGAATCCATCAAGGCGTGGATCGTGCTGCGCCCGGGCTTTGCGGCGAGCGATGAACTGGCGCGCGAGATCCAGGAGTTCGTCAAGGTGCAGCTCGCTGCACACGAATATCCGCGCTTCGTGCAGTTCGCCGACACGCTGCCGATGACAGCGACGGGAAAAGTGCTGCGGCGTGAGTTGCGGGCGCTGGGGTAG
- a CDS encoding SRPBCC family protein: MSKPEFVYVTYIETTPEKLWEALTSSEFSKRYWFGTELKSDWKVGSPLALVMNGTTTDTGEILEADRPRRLSYTFKHVTNEAYRNEKPSKVVFNIEQHGSFVKLTLTHEGFAEGSKLLDGISKGWPAIMSSLKSLLESGTALEIPVSALGIEGAS, translated from the coding sequence ATGAGTAAGCCGGAATTTGTCTACGTCACCTATATCGAGACCACGCCGGAGAAATTGTGGGAGGCACTGACGTCCAGCGAATTCTCCAAACGCTACTGGTTCGGCACCGAGCTGAAATCCGACTGGAAGGTCGGCTCGCCGCTGGCGCTGGTCATGAACGGCACCACGACCGATACCGGAGAGATTCTCGAGGCCGATCGGCCGCGGCGACTCTCCTACACTTTCAAGCATGTGACCAACGAGGCATACCGCAACGAGAAGCCTTCGAAGGTCGTGTTCAATATCGAACAGCACGGCAGCTTCGTGAAGCTGACGCTCACGCATGAGGGTTTTGCAGAGGGCAGCAAGCTGTTGGACGGCATCTCCAAGGGATGGCCGGCCATTATGTCCAGCCTCAAGAGCCTGCTGGAATCCGGAACCGCGCTGGAAATTCCCGTTTCCGCGCTCGGCATCGAGGGCGCGTCATGA
- a CDS encoding GatB/YqeY domain-containing protein: MLRDDINNAVKDAMRAKDERKLSTLRMVNSTIKNADIAARGEGKPPLSDADLLGVFQKMIKQRQESVELYDKGGRAELAAQEREEIAVISAYLPKQMSEEEMKAAITAAIAETGAAGMKDMGKVIGVLRAKFAGQMDFGKASGMVKAALTG, from the coding sequence ATGCTGCGCGACGACATTAACAATGCGGTCAAAGACGCGATGAGGGCCAAGGACGAGCGCAAGCTCTCCACGCTGCGCATGGTCAATTCGACCATCAAGAACGCCGATATCGCCGCGCGCGGGGAGGGCAAGCCGCCGCTGTCGGACGCCGACCTGCTCGGCGTGTTTCAAAAGATGATCAAGCAGCGCCAGGAATCGGTCGAGCTTTACGACAAGGGCGGCCGCGCCGAATTGGCTGCGCAGGAGCGCGAGGAGATCGCGGTGATCTCCGCCTATCTGCCCAAGCAGATGTCGGAGGAAGAGATGAAGGCTGCGATCACTGCCGCCATCGCCGAGACCGGCGCTGCCGGCATGAAGGACATGGGCAAGGTGATTGGTGTGTTACGCGCGAAATTCGCCGGGCAGATGGATTTCGGCAAGGCCAGCGGCATGGTGAAGGCGGCGCTGACGGGATGA
- a CDS encoding N-formylglutamate amidohydrolase, with the protein MDAAASTTLLLSSEDVPPVREFNAAGRSPFLLTCDHYGRLIPRVLGDLGLPESELTRHIAWDIGIAGVAEALSAHLNAHLIVQRYSRLVIDCNRPPHVASAIPRISEATTISGNEGISREAAEIRRAQIFDPYHRRIDEIIDQRASADMPTVLVSLHSFTPVYAGIARPWHIGTLYHRDTHLPPLLLKLLRAEGDLVVGDNEPYAVSDETDYTIPVHGEARGLMNTGIEIRQDLIGDPAGEKAWAERLARILGEVENMMRARQLLYA; encoded by the coding sequence TTGGACGCCGCCGCCAGCACAACCCTCCTCCTCAGCTCCGAAGATGTTCCTCCGGTCCGCGAGTTTAACGCAGCGGGACGGTCGCCGTTCCTGTTGACCTGCGACCATTACGGAAGGCTCATTCCGCGCGTGCTCGGCGACCTCGGCCTGCCGGAGAGTGAATTGACGCGCCATATCGCCTGGGACATCGGGATTGCCGGCGTCGCGGAGGCGCTGTCGGCGCATCTCAACGCCCATCTGATCGTGCAGCGCTATTCGCGACTCGTCATCGACTGCAACCGCCCGCCCCATGTCGCAAGCGCGATCCCGCGCATCAGCGAGGCCACGACGATTTCAGGCAATGAAGGCATTTCGCGCGAGGCCGCCGAGATACGACGCGCGCAGATCTTCGATCCCTATCACCGGCGCATCGACGAGATCATCGACCAGCGCGCGAGCGCCGATATGCCGACGGTGCTGGTGTCGCTGCACAGTTTTACGCCCGTCTATGCCGGGATCGCGCGGCCCTGGCATATCGGCACGCTCTATCATCGCGACACGCATCTGCCGCCGCTGCTGCTAAAGCTGCTGCGCGCCGAGGGCGATCTCGTGGTCGGTGACAACGAACCCTATGCAGTCAGCGACGAGACCGACTACACCATCCCCGTGCACGGCGAGGCACGCGGGTTGATGAACACGGGAATCGAAATCCGCCAGGATTTGATCGGCGATCCCGCCGGAGAGAAGGCGTGGGCGGAGCGGCTTGCGCGGATTCTTGGCGAGGTCGAAAACATGATGCGGGCGCGGCAATTATTGTACGCCTAG
- a CDS encoding LVIVD repeat-containing protein — translation MSGHLKLAASFSILFLAYSGIACAQQQVIGAPPEALNMKLVGTSDLQARSAYQPTIHHQGDRWIAYIGHHGGSDDIPAPVNPQTGKAEPNGTSIVDVTDPSQPKYLRHLPGQDGKYEAGGAQMVRICDGKALPKGDRNAVYMLRTFGGEAHEIWNVADPANPVLIMRIAGLKDTHKNWWECDTGIAFLVSGAPDWRTRRMTQVYDLSDPAHPQKIRDFGLPGQEPGSTGAVPTELHGPISTGPSGNRVYFGYGTNKGGILQIVDREKLLGGPREPTTDNLRSPEIARLAMSAFNGAHTTFPMPGMPIAEFTRDKDGKTRDIVMIVDEAILNECNEPRQMVWFADITVENRPMMISSYTVPEASGAFCERGGRFGAHSSNESMAPVFYKKMAFISFFNAGVRALDIRDPYHPTEVGYFIPAITAATDKRCVKIDGRDRCKVAIQTNNVETDERGYIYIVDRANTGLHILELTGPARAVAGLR, via the coding sequence ATGAGCGGTCACCTTAAACTCGCAGCCTCGTTCTCGATTCTTTTCCTCGCATACTCAGGCATCGCTTGTGCGCAGCAACAAGTGATCGGCGCGCCGCCCGAAGCGCTCAACATGAAGCTCGTTGGAACCAGCGACCTGCAGGCGCGCAGCGCCTATCAGCCGACCATCCATCATCAGGGCGACCGCTGGATCGCCTATATCGGCCATCACGGCGGCAGCGACGATATTCCGGCGCCGGTCAATCCGCAGACCGGCAAGGCCGAGCCGAACGGCACGTCGATCGTCGATGTCACCGATCCCTCGCAGCCCAAATATCTGCGCCATCTCCCGGGCCAGGACGGCAAATATGAAGCCGGCGGCGCGCAGATGGTGCGGATCTGTGACGGCAAGGCGCTGCCGAAGGGCGATCGCAACGCGGTCTACATGCTGCGGACGTTCGGCGGCGAGGCGCATGAGATCTGGAACGTCGCCGATCCCGCCAATCCCGTGCTAATCATGCGGATTGCCGGATTAAAGGATACGCACAAGAACTGGTGGGAATGCGACACCGGCATTGCCTTCCTGGTATCAGGCGCGCCGGACTGGCGCACGCGCCGCATGACGCAAGTCTATGATCTCTCCGATCCCGCGCATCCGCAGAAGATCCGCGATTTCGGCCTTCCCGGCCAGGAGCCCGGCTCGACCGGCGCAGTGCCGACCGAACTGCACGGACCGATCTCGACGGGCCCTTCCGGCAACCGGGTCTATTTCGGCTACGGCACCAACAAGGGCGGTATCCTGCAGATCGTCGATCGCGAGAAACTGCTGGGCGGCCCCAGGGAGCCGACAACGGACAATCTGCGCTCGCCGGAAATTGCACGGCTGGCGATGTCGGCTTTCAATGGCGCGCACACGACGTTTCCGATGCCGGGCATGCCGATTGCGGAATTCACGCGCGACAAGGACGGCAAGACCCGCGACATCGTGATGATCGTCGATGAGGCGATCTTGAACGAATGCAACGAGCCGCGGCAGATGGTGTGGTTCGCCGATATCACGGTCGAGAACCGGCCGATGATGATCTCGAGCTATACGGTGCCGGAGGCGAGCGGGGCGTTCTGCGAGCGGGGAGGGCGGTTCGGCGCGCATTCCTCCAACGAAAGCATGGCGCCGGTCTTCTACAAGAAGATGGCGTTCATATCCTTCTTCAATGCGGGCGTGCGCGCGCTCGACATTCGCGATCCCTATCATCCCACTGAGGTCGGCTATTTCATTCCGGCGATCACGGCGGCGACCGACAAACGCTGCGTCAAGATCGACGGCAGGGATCGCTGCAAGGTCGCGATCCAGACCAACAATGTCGAGACCGACGAGCGCGGCTACATCTATATCGTCGACCGCGCCAATACCGGCCTGCACATTCTGGAGCTGACCGGCCCGGCGCGCGCCGTCGCCGGCCTTCGTTGA
- a CDS encoding ArsR/SmtB family transcription factor produces the protein MDEVFKALADASRRSLLDRLHARNGQTLNELCDGLAMTRQAVTKHLGILEAANLVSTLRHGREKLHYINPVPIHQIGERWIKKFERGKLAALSELKRQLEKRDE, from the coding sequence ATGGATGAGGTCTTCAAAGCGCTTGCCGATGCATCGCGGCGCTCGCTGCTGGACAGGCTTCACGCCAGAAACGGACAGACGCTGAACGAACTCTGCGACGGCCTCGCCATGACGCGGCAGGCGGTCACCAAACACCTTGGGATTCTCGAGGCGGCCAACCTCGTCAGCACGCTCCGGCATGGCCGCGAGAAGCTGCATTACATCAACCCCGTCCCGATCCATCAGATCGGCGAACGTTGGATCAAGAAATTCGAGCGCGGGAAACTTGCCGCGCTCAGCGAGTTGAAACGGCAACTGGAGAAGCGTGATGAGTAA
- a CDS encoding Crp/Fnr family transcriptional regulator, whose translation MAAENHLLSKLDASALALLKPHMRTIAVEHGELLHGSSLDIEFAYFPRSCIISVLASTEQGGTAETSIVGREGMIGSSSIHGITTSFADAIVQVAGEAVRIPAAEVHRVGRENESFRKTVALFDLSLLAQSQQSTACQALHQVENRAARWLLQCRKRLGSNDIRLTQEFFGQMLGVQRTTINLVERTLQNAGLIQIGRGRISILDTEGLHAVSCDCYERIERRYEELLGPLD comes from the coding sequence GTGGCCGCTGAAAATCACCTCCTGAGTAAGCTGGATGCTTCAGCGCTGGCCCTGCTGAAACCGCACATGCGGACGATTGCGGTCGAACATGGCGAACTGCTCCACGGCTCCTCGTTGGATATCGAGTTCGCCTATTTCCCGCGCTCCTGCATTATTTCCGTCCTCGCCAGCACCGAGCAGGGCGGGACCGCCGAGACCTCCATCGTCGGTCGCGAGGGCATGATCGGATCCTCCTCCATCCACGGCATCACGACGTCGTTCGCGGATGCGATCGTGCAGGTCGCCGGCGAAGCCGTCCGCATCCCTGCCGCGGAAGTTCATCGGGTCGGACGGGAGAACGAAAGCTTTCGAAAGACCGTTGCGCTGTTCGATCTCTCCTTGCTGGCACAGTCGCAGCAATCGACCGCCTGCCAGGCGCTGCACCAGGTGGAAAACCGGGCGGCGCGCTGGCTCCTGCAGTGCCGGAAGCGGCTGGGCAGCAACGACATCCGCCTGACCCAGGAGTTCTTCGGGCAGATGCTCGGGGTTCAGCGCACCACCATCAACCTGGTCGAGCGCACCCTGCAGAATGCCGGTCTCATTCAGATCGGCCGCGGCCGCATTTCCATCCTCGATACCGAGGGGCTGCACGCCGTCTCCTGCGACTGTTACGAGCGCATCGAACGGCGGTATGAGGAGCTGCTCGGCCCGCTTGACTAG
- the carA gene encoding glutamine-hydrolyzing carbamoyl-phosphate synthase small subunit, whose amino-acid sequence MTTSVNASAWPDHKPTALLVLADGTVLEGFGLGAEGHAVGEVCFNTAMTGYEEILTDPSYAGQLITFTFPHIGNVGTNEEDIETVNMAATPGARGVILRTAITDPSNYRATKHLDQWLRARGIIGLSGIDTRALTALIRSKGMPNAVIAHSKSGEFDLHGMKEEAREWPGLEGMDLVPMVTSGQRFTWDETPWVWEKGFGRQSEPEFNVVAIDYGIKRNILRLLAGEGCKVTVVPATTSAEDILAMKPDGVFLSNGPGDPAATGKYAVPVIREVISSGTPTFGICLGHQMLGLAVGAKTVKMHQGHHGANHPVKDETTGKVEITSMNHGFAVDQATLPEGATQTHISLFDGSNCGIELKGKPVFSVQYHPEASPGPRDSHYLFKRFADLMRANKRA is encoded by the coding sequence ATGACAACATCTGTAAACGCCTCAGCCTGGCCGGACCACAAACCGACCGCGCTCCTCGTGCTTGCCGACGGTACCGTGCTGGAGGGATTTGGCCTCGGCGCGGAAGGCCACGCCGTCGGCGAAGTCTGCTTCAACACCGCGATGACCGGTTATGAGGAGATCCTCACCGATCCCTCCTATGCCGGGCAGCTGATCACCTTCACCTTCCCGCATATCGGCAATGTCGGCACCAACGAGGAAGACATCGAGACGGTGAACATGGCGGCGACGCCAGGCGCGCGCGGCGTGATCCTGCGCACCGCCATCACCGATCCTTCGAACTACCGCGCCACAAAGCATCTCGATCAGTGGCTGCGCGCCCGCGGCATCATCGGCCTTTCCGGCATCGACACCCGCGCGCTGACCGCGCTGATCCGCTCCAAGGGCATGCCGAACGCGGTCATAGCGCACTCGAAGAGCGGCGAATTCGACCTGCACGGGATGAAGGAGGAGGCGCGCGAATGGCCGGGCCTCGAAGGCATGGACCTGGTGCCGATGGTAACTTCCGGCCAGCGCTTCACCTGGGACGAGACGCCATGGGTCTGGGAAAAGGGTTTTGGCCGGCAGAGCGAGCCGGAGTTCAACGTGGTCGCGATCGACTACGGCATCAAGCGCAATATTTTGCGGCTGCTCGCCGGTGAAGGCTGCAAGGTCACGGTGGTGCCGGCAACGACGTCGGCCGAAGACATCCTGGCGATGAAGCCGGACGGCGTTTTCCTGAGCAACGGCCCGGGCGATCCGGCCGCGACCGGCAAATACGCCGTCCCGGTCATCCGTGAGGTGATCTCCTCGGGCACGCCGACCTTCGGCATCTGTCTCGGCCACCAGATGCTGGGCCTCGCCGTCGGCGCCAAGACCGTGAAGATGCATCAGGGCCATCACGGCGCCAATCATCCGGTCAAGGACGAGACCACCGGCAAGGTTGAGATCACTTCCATGAACCACGGCTTTGCCGTGGACCAGGCGACGCTGCCGGAGGGCGCGACGCAGACCCACATCTCGCTGTTCGACGGCTCCAATTGCGGCATCGAGCTCAAGGGCAAGCCGGTGTTCTCGGTGCAGTACCACCCCGAGGCCTCGCCGGGCCCGCGCGACTCGCACTATCTGTTCAAGCGGTTCGCCGATCTGATGCGGGCGAACAAGCGGGCGTAG
- a CDS encoding LysE family translocator, protein MSLQAYLAFVAACIALALLPGPVVTLLIANGLRHGTRAALINCAGAQTGLAIVIGIVAVGLTSLMATMGYWFDWVRFAGAAYLIWLGIKLIRSPVEGVNADEPPPPPRGGFFLQGFLVLLSNPKVLVFFGAFIPQFMDMEKDHLPQVALLGITFMVIAASTDAVYALLAGRARLFFSKQRTRLLSRVSGGFMIGGGIWLALTRAK, encoded by the coding sequence ATGTCCCTTCAAGCCTATCTCGCCTTTGTCGCTGCCTGCATCGCGCTGGCGCTGTTGCCGGGTCCGGTGGTAACGCTGTTGATCGCCAACGGCCTGCGGCATGGCACCCGCGCGGCGCTGATCAATTGCGCCGGCGCGCAAACCGGCCTCGCCATCGTGATCGGTATCGTCGCGGTCGGCCTGACCTCGCTGATGGCGACCATGGGCTACTGGTTCGACTGGGTGCGCTTTGCAGGCGCCGCCTACCTCATCTGGCTCGGTATCAAGCTGATCCGTTCGCCGGTCGAAGGTGTCAACGCTGACGAGCCACCACCGCCGCCACGCGGCGGGTTTTTCCTGCAGGGATTTCTGGTGCTGCTCTCTAACCCGAAGGTGCTGGTGTTCTTCGGCGCCTTCATTCCGCAGTTCATGGACATGGAGAAGGACCACCTTCCGCAGGTGGCGCTGCTCGGCATCACCTTCATGGTGATCGCCGCCTCGACCGACGCGGTCTACGCGCTGTTGGCCGGCCGGGCGCGATTGTTCTTCTCCAAGCAGCGCACGCGGCTGCTGTCGCGCGTCTCCGGCGGCTTCATGATCGGTGGCGGTATCTGGCTGGCGCTGACGCGGGCAAAGTAA